AacagcatttccttttttacatCCACTAGAATATATCAGCAACACCTAGGCTACCTTAAACATAAAACTTGACattgacagcaaaataaaattaaacattactAAGAGGTCAATAATTACATGCAACcattcaaatgtattcatgaaaatacacaaaattaaaatacatcagAATATAGGCTACTGACCTGGTTCATACTTGAGGTACAGTATGGACACGATGTAATAAGCAACatcaaaaacaggaaacattgccatttttgagaaatattggGCAAATTCGCCCAAATTTAGAACTCCCAACACGTCCATgcttatatatttttctctctcactgccgcATATATGAAGCCAATATTTTGATCAAATGCCCCTAGTCCTGCGTCCCGCCGCGAAGCCCCCAGTCTCCACGAGTAAAAAGCTCGTTGACTCAAGGCTCCCTATAAATACACCTCATCTGCACAGCCAAATAAACTGTTCTCTGCCAAGTGTTCTTGCTTGTCAGCTCCATTTACCGAACGTCACCGATTGGACGCGACTAGCTACGCATTTGTGCACTAAGgttgaaaaacatgaaaacctgAGCTCCCACTttatcccaaaataaaataaaaatattttgcatcttTACTTGATCGGAATTTATATATGTCTTTCGAATTTCATTTACTGCTCCAAATACAGCAGCCCgattttcagaaaacaatagCCTACCCTTTCCCTTAGGAGACCGCATCAAAGCCTTTAAGGAGCACCGATTTGAATTATTACACTGTTAGGTCGTTTCGATTGCAAACACGATCGACTAGCCCCTGGAGACTCTTTTCTATCGCACTGATATTAGTTATTTTATATAAAGCAGGACAACCGATCGAGAACCATCGATAGAATTTCCATGTATTGTAAAACACCTTAAATTATAACCTGTAACAGAATCCAACCAAACAATGCTACCGTTTCGTAGGTTCAACCGCAGACCGAATAAGAAGGCTTGTGTGAGATACCACGATTATTATCAATTCTCGCAGCAATTTAGGTTATTTTGTCATTGCAGATTTTATTATAGAAAATATGTCACGAGGTGCGAAAAGGGGGCAGGGATTAAACCCATGGATATGATAAGGGTCAGGCAGCCCGTTGTGCCAGACCAGAACTAATTGTTGATTTACATTAAGAAACTCTATTGGGTTGGTATCAGGGGCACACCACAGTTCGTAGCCTATTAACCTTGCTGAAGCCTTGGATGGGATTGACAGGAGTATAAATAAAGGCATATGACTATTATTAATTGTCAAccagaataatttatttagctGCCTGTCCAACTGAAAATCGAATTTGCATTTACAGCGACGACGTGGGGAActgaagtgagtgtgtgtgggggcagaTGAGTGTGTGGCCGAGTAGATCTAGGGAGATGATTCAGTGgagatgaaaatattttatttttagtttgacAGTGACACTGAGCTCAACATTTCTACTCTTTCAATAAAATTTCGGTAGGATCTTTAAAGATCAAACTGAGTCAGGATCCCAGGATAATGTCTCACAGTGGCACGTGCAGAAACTATGCTCCCCATCACTTTACTTGGGAGGCACTGTATTCTTTAGGCTACTTGGTCAAAAAACCAATCCCAAATCTTCCTCTAGTGGGCAGTATAAGAACGTGGTTGCTTtcaggattaaaaaaagaaattaatctgAAACATCAACGACATGAATTAGGCTTtgactaattttattttatgtattttctttggTAGCCTACTTCTACTtaaaacatttggaaatgtattattttccttgcatatatacacaaaaagTGACATATTTTTATCAGTCAGGTTCAAAagatcataaaaaaacacgggTGTCCACTGCCAAAACGGGCTGCTGTGGGTGCTAGTTTTTTGCTTTAGACCAGCCAGTAAGACGTCTAGCTGATGAACTAGTTATGGTCGTCAATCAAGACTTTGCTCATTAGAGTCGGCTGTCTTCGTgttctgggctaaaacaaaaactacgAACCTTCTACGGGCCTTATAAACATTCTCGCTTCTCAGTTACGTTTCAAAAGAAGCGAAATATGTGTGGTCGTCATTACGCATTAATAAAGCGCGGGCGCTACCGTGTGTAGCAACCTGTGGTCGTTCCAGAACAACATGTTTTACGTTTAATGATTCAGCtatgcattacattttgcatttggGCATTTCAGTTTAATGCTTTTTTGTACGAGACAAGAATCGTCGGGTAACTTCCGGGTTAGCCGTCACCCAACCGTTTGGCTGAACGAATTTACTTAAATTCTATTGGTTATCGTGTTGCAGGTATGGGAAAATCCTTCAGCTATTCGTGCAAATAATATATCAATCATTGTAGCCAGGAAGTTGTTGCATTCTGTAAGTTTGCTTGGTTGGCTGAGAGTAAGACGGACAAAATGATCGGCGATATCTTGATATTCGGGTAAATATATATTGTTAGTGCCATTGAATTCCGTTCTCATCATTGTGTGATACGTAAATATTGACAAGGAATAAAAGATAATCAAAATAATATCAAGTTTGCCTTTATATGCTAATGTAGCTAGCTGTCTAATGTTACAGTTTTTGATGTTTTGCCATGTTCGCTAGCATGTTCGCTGTCTAAATTTCGCTACTTTATctacgtgtgaaatctatttaCAGAGATGAAcgttgacatttatttttttgggcttATAGGACCTTGCTAATGAATGCCGGAGCCGtgttaaattttaaattgtaagTATGAAACCACACAATTAAAACGCGAAATTGTTAGCCACATGGCTGACTGGGTAGTTAATTTACGTAAGTACACGTCGTCGTGTATACGTCTAATTCCTTACAGTTGATGGTAAACTGGTAGGTTGAACGTGGTTGTGATGTAGTTCGCTGTTTCGTCTGTGACTGCTACTCAGGAGTGAATAAACATGAGCGTAAAATCTTTttctcaggaaaaaaagggaTTCCCAGGGATTTGGTGATGAACCTCGCGGACCCACCACAGGTAGCTTTCCACAGTGGTTAACTTATCTttggattcatttttaaatggtgtgatTCGGTGACCATAAATCACAAAAGATTTGAGgcttttgtaatatttttcaggTGACAACATCAGAGAATTTCTTCTGAGTCTACGTTATTTCCGGATCTTTATTGCCTTGTGGAACATCTTCATGATGTTTTGCATGATTTTGTAAGTGTTGTTTTTTCCATGGTATTTTTGTGACGTACAAGAGCCTTGCAGTTTGCTTCAAATTTAATATATCTTAATACTAGTTAATACTATTCTGCACTTTGTAAAATTGTATATCATTGGTTAACAGACCAATGTAGTATGGTGTAGTTGCCCGagtccccccttccccctgtaGTGTGTTGTATGTTGAGTAACTTGTGCGCTGGTCCACTCCTGTGTAATATGAATTACTTGTTGTCTGGTTGTGTGATGTTTATATATTcgaagatgtgtgtgtatgtgtgtgtgtgccagatgTGTGGGTACGTGTGTAGGAGAGGTGGATAGGTGCAGacaagtgtgaatgtgtgaggaTGAAGATAAGTGAAAAAATGAGTAGATAGGTATGAGTTAATGGAGGTGTGAGGAAATTGTTTGTTCACACAAGTGGGCTTGAGCCAAGATATTGAAGCCTGTGTAAGTTAGCTGTTTATTAACGTGAAGGAGGACTGTAGTTCTGGAGTTTTAAGTTAATGTCCGATATACAGTAAAAAAGTATAAGGCCAcctgtagttttttattttatcttaaacTTTATGCAGAGAAGAAtgcagttaatatatgcacatgaTAACAAACCAGTTTTCAATTtttacctacaataacacaaaaagatgacttACTTAAAAATTATCTTAGATATGATTTTCCTCAAAGTAGCCTCccttggctttaattacaattaaattgaTTATTGGCAGTCTATGGCAGTATATCCAATCATTTTAcaaagtggggggtgggagggaggtggaggggtaattaaatcaaatgaaatcttatctaccttaagttttttttaaactacaggtagcctaatactaaagttgcaagaaatatggcaaagaagaaggagTTAGGCTTGGCTTAGCTATGCAGGGCCAAGTAAATTTATTGTCGTAAGAAtgttattcccagtgagaaattgcaaagaagattaagatttccaggtgcagtgtcctGTACATACTCAGAAGGTTCCAGCTGATGGACAGTAAAGTTAACGGGAgaagaacaggaaaataaataggCTGAAAACAAATATCAGCAAGAGAAACTGttataaaactgcaccacaactgcAGGAAGAAGTCAATGCAACTACAGTGAAACCAGTTGCCCTGACTACCGTGAAACGGCAACTACGATCtgctggtcttctcctgttaacattactggccatcagctggacccttctgagtgtgcaCTGAATGCTTCTTTGCAGTTTCTTGTGGGGAGTaaccttgccacaatatgtttagtTGGCCCCGCATATCTAAACCTAATTTGATATTTCTTTAGTGCCTGTTTTACTGACACTACAGGCCAAtagtattaggctacctgtggtttaaaaaaacttcaggTAGATAAAATTTCAGTCAATTTTAACTACcaatccaaccccccccccaatttgcTAAATGATTGAACAGACTTTaagtaatttgttttattgtatttaaaaccgaaggaggctattttgagtaAGTTCATGCCTAAGATCATTTAAGGTAAGACTCATAATTTGCTGTTGATGTAGgtagaatttttttaaaggtttgttattcaataaatgtgtatgtattaactgaattcttctgtacttaaggttaaaaaaaaacaaaacaaaacaaaaaaaaaacccacagatttcctaatacttttggcctgtactgtaggtttgttttgttcatttgtgtgttgtatatggaaatttattttaaaaaataaaaaaataaacaaagatgtAAATATGTATAAGTTGGTGTCAAAGAAAAATTACTGTTGATAAATGGGATAGTACTTGAATAGGCCCTgaattttttccatttccacagGTTATTTGGATCATAAGGAACAAGGGGAAGTGTGCAGAGTTCTTTCAAAGAAGAATCCACATTAATGGGTGTTTTGTTATGGGACATTTCTGAGTGTTAGCTTGGACAACTGCACCTTTGTTGGATTTCATTGGATTATGCTTCCTGTAAGAATATTTTAAGTGTCATAGAcacatttttcccttttctcatTGTTCTTTTTGTGCCAACTTTTTCCCCAGGTGTCTTGGCCTATTCAGCAAAAGGTTAGAAATCATAAAGTGGACCAAATACTAATACCCTTGGCACATCATAATGATCTATTTACACACAGAGGCCAATTGAGCCGAGTACCATGAAACTGAAGAATGTTGTGTCCTGTTGGGCTTGTCCATGATAATAACAGTGGTACAGTGTGGCGACATGTATATTGCAGGGGTCAATATTGCTATGTTTTACTATATTTGGGCATGCACATATTACTACTATTGCTTTTGTATGATGAAATGCACACTTCCTCTGGTGTAAAATCATAAATTATGGTTTGTATATGAAtagtatattttcatttttagtttttgtatCCCTTCCAAATTGTACCTACTAGTGAAGGTTTGTTCTCATgtctttatcattttaaaagccCTTTTTGTGGGCAATACAACAGTCATGGAAATTTGAAAAAGTCATGAGGCTATCAAAAGTTACAGCTTTAATAAGAATTGCACTGTAGCTTGTTTGCTGGTACTGGTAACATGTGATAGTTATTTTGGGCTGATAATACTAATTTGACATTGTTTTATGAAAGAATCAAACTGGATATAAATTTTGAACCAAAAGATACTACTTTATGCACTCATAATTCTTCAGGCAGTCATGACTAAATGTTTTTGggatattgtaaaataaatgtaatatttgcaaCAAGTTTGCCATGTTTCAATTGTTTGAAATCTTGTCATTTTTTGATGAGTGGTAGACAATAATCAGAAAATATGCCCTGCATTCCTTGCACATTAAGATGAGGTAAATGTGAGGTAAAGCCTGAATATAAAATTCTGAGATAGAGGGCAAAGATTCTTAGTCAGTAGAAATCTGCTGATACCAGTGGAGGTAAAGATTGCAATGAAATGGTAGACTCGGGTCTGTGGGGAGGACTTTGTTAACACTAGCAAACAGTTACATAAAATCCGCTGGATtctataaaattattttctaatttaCTTCAACATACATACCTTTAGTACCGAAAAAAACGAATAATGGTCATGGtccatgataaaaaaataaagtaaaatagaCATTTCAGTCCAAAGGAGAATATGGTAACACTAAGtatggtcatttttgtcatttgcgGCTTGGGATGGCAGTATATGCcaaataaatagcctacatccgtgaacaatttaaataaaaaataaattaaaaaacctttaaCAATTTAACTAGATCCAATCGCTCAAAATTTGAAGAGCTCAAATGACGCTGTGAAGTGACAAAACGGGGCACCCCTAATAATTGGATTCGCGCTAATGGTAACTGCAAGGTACTTTCCTGGTGTAAATGCAATGGGATGTGGTGGAATTCTCCCGGAATTTGTTGGTGGTGTGAATGACAGCATTGTTGGCGTGAACACAGCTTTGTAAGTGGGCTCAGGCCTCCTTGTTACTATGGCCTCGGCCTTCAGCGAATTATCTCCCTTAAGTATATCTCCCTTGTCCCTCTAGTGATTACACCAGGGTCATGCAGGTGTTTACGTCTGTGCGTAGTTCTGTTCCTCCCCTACGGTTCCTCCCGATGGTTCCTCCTCATGATACGTTGGGCAGGCGTTTTTGCAGAGATTTGTTACTGTATCGAAATATTGAGATGGCGGAAGTCCTACTGGCGGAACTTCGTAATATTGGCACACGTTGCCTATTTGAATAAGCACCGGAACTCTTTTTCGTACTCCGGAACAGATCGAAAGAGGATTGTCACTATTATTTCTTTAGAGTCTCTGTTGTTTCTTTAGTCTAGTGCATTTCAGGGAGCAGAGCAGAAGGCTAGGTGAGCGTCGGAGAGGTAGTGGGCGCAAACGTCAAAGGAGCTCACTTTCCCTGGAAATAGCTATATAAAACAGACAGatatctatacacacacatggtgCAAAAAGCACCGCAGAAAACATGGGGTTCCACCTCCTAGCACATCTCCCGAAAGGCCTGTGAGTGTCTGCAAGTCACCCACCCGTCTCTTCGGAGGATTCCTGTCCCCCCGCCAGCCGAACCGCACCAGCCAGGCAATGACAGCGGCCTCGGCAACCCCGCAGCAGATGAGAGACCGGCTGCTGCAGGCCATCGATGGCCAAAGCAATGTGAGTAATGGGCCTCTTGCGAACACAGTCCCCCGTTTACCTTGGTCCTTTGCTTAACTCGCCTGTTACCTAGATAGATGGTTAGGGTTACCAACACAGACTGATTCAATGGCTACACGACTCGTGCAAGCACAAACAGAGACTCACATCTGTCCGTGGCTCTAAAGTAATGTTTCTTGTAAGGTTACGTATAGAACCCGACAACCGTGTTAGACTGGACTGAATatcatttacaaacatttaacAAGTTTGAAAGGTAGTTAAACGTGGATTTGTTTGGTCGCTGTTCTTTTTTCAACGAGCTCCTCCTGTGAGCTCTCGCTGGGCAAAGAAGCCAAGCTGTCTATCTAGAAAGTGTATGGCGCGATACGGTGAAGTGCAAACACTATTTAGCTAGGACTCGCTTAGCGGTCTGAAGTTTGTTGAAATTATAAAGGTTTTCTGGATGAGTTTGGCATACTATTTAATTCTATGCTATGATATCAGCAATGCTCACATATATAACACTGGCAAAAACTGTCAATCCTACTATAGTGTAAAATAATTagactagctagcaagcaaggtAGTTTCCTGTCTGTTAGTGAACTTACAATCCGCATGTGTCATTGCCAGCTGGCTGGCTAAGTTGGGAAAGTTCGTTAACTTCAGTAGCTTTAATTTTAAGCTAGTcaaattacaaaatgaactaatgttagctaactggCCATctatattttgaatgttttaacGTTAGACAACTAGATAGCCAGCTTGCTCCCAAGTAGCTAATGTCGATTAGTTTTTCTTAAAGAACTTTAGCCTTTTGTCAAAATGTGATATAGCTAATAAGATTTTCTGATCGTCCCACTCATTGCCTTAGCATACGTCACTGATTGATTCCAAATTGAAATGGTTGTGTTAATTGCTGTGTCGTACCATTAGTTGGATAAAATCCTGCCGACACATCTCTTGAGTCACAATGTATGAGCGGCGTTTGTGCGGCCACTTCCGCCCGGCTTGAGTCCGTGGGAAAGGTCGGGGCTGCACTCTGTGTTTGATGAGGCCCAGAGTTGGGTCCATACTGAAGTGTTTGCAGCTGAAGTTAGGCTTGTCATCGGTTTACATGTAACGTAGCCGTGTGTTGGGGTTCATGTTGTATTTGGAAAATGGGTGATCATATATTTTGTTACTGGATAGCGGTAGCCAACATTCGTTTAGCTCGCTAATTGGCTAGCCAGCTTACCATCTAAATCGGTTTGGTTGGTGCCGGGTCAAGTTGGTTAGCTAGAGTTTTTGTTTGCTATACTAACGACGTTGGTTGGTTCGATGGgcagagagcgacagagagcaTGTGACgtgaaatgaacattttaatgaggtGACTTTGGCTAGTTACTGgctaatattcaaaatattactTGCAAGCAATCTGCACATAGCGAAGTTGTCAAGACCTACTGTACATATGGTGTAAATAACTTAAGTAGCCACAAAAGTTAAAAGAACAATTGCATTAAAGGGTAGACACCAGTCTCTGATGTGTTTATACAACTGACTGAACGAATTAGCCGGCTATTCAAAGGaagtttaaataatttgtcTCCATGGAAATTTTGGAAGCTACGCCGACCAAAGCAAGGAGGGAGGAATGGCTACTTTTGCATCAGCTTTGCGCTGTAACGTTACTATAAATGAGATTTAGTTTCGAATggtgattttaatattaattgaaTAACGTGACTACATTTTTCTCAAATGAAACGTGATGCTTCAGAGATATGTGGGAAAAGTCTACCTTATTTTGGACCAGTGTATGAAttaatactgtactgtatatatcttTTGAATATTCAGGCAGTTCTTAAGGTTTGTTTCTTGAAAAGCTTCATGATTTTTCTTTCAATCATAACTGTTGTTGTTTCAGAGGGCAGTATGTGATTGTGCCACGTGTGGCGACCAAACCCAAGCACGGAATTTCAGCATCAGGGCTTCAATTTGTTTCAAGGATAGCAGGGGTTTCTAGTGCAAATGTATGTACCTCCAGCTCTTTCTACATCAGAATCATGTTGGTGGGTATTTGAAATCCTACATAGCTGACAATCTCATTTAACTTACCTGTCCTGCCCCAGGTTTTTGAGTTTTAGCACCTCCTAGTGGTGGTTTGTTTGAACAGGAAGTAACCTGTCTGTACAGGAAGTAGTTTTCATGTGAAAGCACGGGCTGCATCTGAATAGTCAAAAAACTCAcatcctatgtcttttcctaaccacttttccttgacctcgatggaaaacgtcatgaggtcaaggaaagatgtgaaggagaattcataaggatttaggaaaagacaaccgcggtgttaagagaatccgactgcgcttacactaggctacgtaattatgcgacggcAGATGTTATTGACTTGGGTCTGCagtggtgaaactacaatgttccgaagatggactactaaaagcgcatcttagatactttGTCCCGTGCGTTCTTATCCTGTTGTTTCgtgcaggctatataaacgtggGCAACCCGGTGAAGAATATTACTTCATtaggttggaattgaaataaaaaataaaaaaggaatataggctaccagtcacaagtgaaatgaaatggttgtcacattgagagtggttgctcacgctcactctcctgtccactcatatttgtcgacatgaatcccaattagtatgattgtatgaaattaattgttaaattgaatgcaagataggcataacatgttaggcctacaaatctactactgtacatatcatcattcttaagtttcaaacatgttgaattaaaagcATCATCTGGCTAAAAACATCTTGTATccttttttcttgaaagacagacttctgtgttatggttaatatgctgattatgatctgattgtGAGCCTATGCATATATtagcttaagaaccaccacacaactcagtcatgttgatcatttgtttttgtgaacagCCAAATGGTGcgtcgctttaaatgttgctgctgcAAGGAAATGTGGGATGGaattatctcctttcctttcgtaaaggacggtccagtgtgtcctatgctaaaggagataagaaaggaagcattgaagcacctttccttagcatttagagaatttgaccagctcttatcatggctgccacttagacacttccgggtcatttcactcagttagaaaccttcctaagcaaaacaGACTATTCGGATGCagccgtatatatatatatatatccatccTTTCTTTTAAGCTTGTGAAAGCATCATCTGTAAGTTTCTGTGTTATGTAACCTCATATTCTAATCGTATTTGGTGATATTTGTGAGGAAGATGCTTTTGTGAACTTTGTAAGATATATGCTGTAATTGCCGAGATGTAACATGTGCTTACCTGGTGTGGAGCTGATATTAGCTAAAATAGAATATAGGCTGTTGTGAGAACTATTTTTTATGTAAAGTGCAAGTGCagtattataatttaatatacatttatagtaaaaattcagacattttggtttatttaaaattcatgtAGTATGTAGCAGTAAGCTATAGCTACCATGTCATTGCACCAGCTCTAACTCTGTTGAAtgcttatgttatgttacgttattGAATTGCTTAggtattttgttgtgttttctaCAGTTTCACTCTTGATTCATGAATGCATCTACAACGGCATCTTATTAAAAGCACAACTAAGATGATCCCTGACTCTTATGCATTTATTGGACAGAGTTTAGCTTGCTGTTAAATTGTGTTGCCACATAATGAGAACAGTACACTAGTGTAGTGTCGTTCGCAAACGAttcgttcaaaagaacaaatcttttgggtgaacgaACTATACTGAACCACTTCATGAAATGATTCGTTCGCGAATGTGAACTGGTCGTTCACCGACTGACTATTGTTCACGGACTCAGTGAACGAATCAGTTcagtgattcgttcactgaacgtactaCGCCTGAATCGTTCACGAACGACTcaacagtacacttgcccgaattgttcgcgaacgacacaacagtacacttgcccgcATCGTTCGCGAATTATACAACACTAGTTCGTTCATTCCTCTTGCTGTAGCGAATGCAAGGAGCGAGGAGTctctggggaggagagtgggtacggtatggaataatggataataaatagataataatCGAACATCACTGTCGAgtgatgtttattttcaatgaaataacaagacttaaaaaaaaaaaaaaaaacatgtctcaaagtaggctagccaaggctactattttatcgactacattttatgaggAAACGTGATCTACTTAGCCACTGTATATCAGCACTTTCTATTTCAAGCAGCCGTTAGAACAATTCACGGCACAGAAATCCACGTCTAGGGCTAAAACAACCaattttgggaaatgtagtgaaaTGAAATGCCCGCATGAAACACtttctttcaaactaaattgtgtGGAATAAAATCGAAacgaaaacattgtaaaaaaatagggatagaaagtgtttggtttttttggcTATTACGCATTCTGTATGAAAATGCTCTGTTTATAAATGCTCCCCGGTCAACGGTCAAcaacatccaacagcacccGATTCGgtgaacaaatcttttgaacaaatctttttagtgaactgattctactgattcagtacactaaaaagaactgttttgcccatcactacagtacattaccaATCAGCCAAATGGAGTCTTCATTTTTAACTTTGCCACCAGCAGGGGCACTTCCACCAATCCCTCCTCAGTTGTGGTACAAGAGCTTCAGTCCAGTCGAAGCAGGACTCACTGATGTGGGCATGATTGGGCTAGCTTAATTGTCGCACATTGAAGTTGGCTGTAATGGCTATCTCTTACAAATAATGAGGTCTACGGTGTCAACTTTATTAACATCCTTCATATTTTCCTTTGAATTTAATGTCATCAGTATTTTTGTGTGGAACTGGAACATACAAAGTGCAAATGTAAAGATGTCTGAACCTTTGCTTATCGTTTCCCTCCTAACATTAAATACATGTAACTCTGTATAAGCTCATAATTGTGTACCTAGGTACAGTTATGGGGAAAGTAAAGTTGCCAATTTCCTTTTATTACAAACTCCACTTCAGGCATACAGAGCAATAAAATTGGCCGTTAGTGTTTTAACTTCACTGTGACTATTTGCAGTTGAATGAATTTTCAGCATCCTATTCAGGGTACAGCTGTACATAACCTCTTCTCAATTGCTGCTGGTCacctgtttctgtttcagtcaaaattaaatatgatttaaatatGTTCTATAAAGAATATAAACTCCTTTTGACATCTTTGACATTATTGCATGTCCTTGATCACTTCAAAAGTACTGTAATATTACAGATTACTGTCTGAAGTAGTcttaatattaattaaacatttttcccaGCGAGTACTTTTTGATGCTCTTTCattatatattgtaattttttaaaacaagaactCCTTCATATATCAGCTACTTTCTATGATCATTCAGCCTATTGCAGCACTTTAGTCATTGaacattaaaagaaacaa
This is a stretch of genomic DNA from Anguilla rostrata isolate EN2019 chromosome 4, ASM1855537v3, whole genome shotgun sequence. It encodes these proteins:
- the smim7 gene encoding small integral membrane protein 7; the protein is MIGDILIFGTLLMNAGAVLNFKLKKRDSQGFGDEPRGPTTGDNIREFLLSLRYFRIFIALWNIFMMFCMILLFGS